The nucleotide window ATGCGCCGCATCCGTGATCTCGCCCATCACAGCGGCATGAAGGCGCATATCGACGGGGCGCGCCTGCTCAATGCCGTGGCTGCCACCGACATCTCCGCCAGGGACTACGCCAAAGGCTTCGACAGCGTCTGGATCGACCTGAGCAAGGGACTCGGCTGCCCGGTCGGCGCCGTTCTGTGCGGATCGAAGCACTTTATCGTCGAGGCGTGGCGGTGGAAGTACCGGCTCGGTGGCGCCATGCGCCAGTCGGGGATCCTCGCCGCGGCCGGGCTCTACGCCCTCGATCACCATGTGGACCAGCTGGAACTCGACAACGCCAATGCCGGCGAGTTGAAGGCCCGCATCACCGGCGCGCCGGGCCTTACCATCGCGCCCGATGCGGCCCAGTCCAACATCCTGTGCTTCTCGGTGGAGCCGCTGGGCATCACCGCGACCGCCTTCGCCGAGGCGTGTCTCGCAGAAGATGTGCGTATCCGCGCCATCGGCGCGCATCAGATCCGCGCGACCACCCATCTCGACGTCGACCGGGCCGGCATCCTGACCGCAGCAGACGTGATCCGGGCGCAGGCCGCACGGTTTCATGAGGCCTTCCGCTGAGCCGCCGTCACGATGCGGCGGAGGCGACGTCCGGCGGGCACGCCGTCTCGCGCCCGGCCGCCGCCCGGCGCTTGTTGCGCAGGTGCCCGAACAGGATGTCACTGAGCTCGTTGCCGGCGCGCCGCCGCAGCGCATCGAGGATTTCCTCATGCTCGCGCATCGCCTCGCCCCAGCGGTCGCGATTCTCGTCGAGATTGGCCGAGTAGCGCACACGGCGCAGGCGCCCGGCGAAATTGGCGTAGCTCGCCCGCAACGGCTCGTTGTCCGCCGCCTGCACGATCCGGTCGTGGATCGCCTGGTTGCAGGCGAAGTAGCCGTGCAGGTCGCGCCGCATGTAGCAGCCGTACATCTCATGGTGCAGCCGCTCGATCTCCGCATAGGCGGCGGGCGTGATCTTCTCGCAGGCGAGGCGCCCGGCCAGGGCTTCGAGCCCGCCCATGACGTCGAACAGGTCCACCAGTTCCTCGGTGCCGAGCTGGCGCACCCGTGCGCCGCGATTCGGCAGGAGCTCGATCAGCCCCTCCGAGGCCAGCACCTTCAGCGCCTCGCGCAGAGGTGTGCGCGAGATGCCGAAACGCTCGCACAGGATGCGCTCCGGCACCCGCGCACCGGCCGCCAGATTGCCCTCGACGATATAGTCCCTAAGGCGCGCCAGAAGCTCGCCGTGCAGCGATTTCGCCAGGAACGGGACAGCGGCGGGGCGCGCTCCGTCGCTCGCCGGAGGACCGGTATCGGCGTCGGGTTCGGAGATGGGGTCAAGCACCATAATGCGGGCTTACCAGCCGAAAGCGATGCGGTCGAGGATGAATGTTCGCATAATAATGCTTGCCCTCTCAAAAAATGAATGCAATTTTCCGCCGCATGCCGCCCCGATCCGTCGATCTCGGGGGGCCACTCCCTTCGACCGGCCATCGCGGAGACACCGATGACGACACGGACCGGACGCCACTTCCTGCACATTCCGGGCCCCAGCCCGGTGCCAGAGCGCGTCCTTCGCGCCATGGACATGCCGGTGATCGACCATCGCGGACCCGACTTCGCCGAACTCGGCAAGTCGGTGCTGGAGGGAGCCCAGGCGGTGTTCCAGACCCGCTCACCGGTGATCATCTATCCGGGCTCCGGCACGGGCGCCTGGGAATCCGCCATCGTCAACACGCTGTCGGCCGGCGACCGGGTGCTGATGTTCGAGACCGGCCATTTCGCCACCCTGTGGCGCCAGATGGCGGCGCGCTGGGGCATCGAGGTCGAGTTCGTCCCCGGCGACTGGCGCCGCGGCGTCGATCCGGAGCGCGTCGAGGCGATCCTGGCCGAGGACCGGGCGAAATCCATCAAGGCGGTGATGGTGGTCCATAACGAGACCTCGACGGGTGCGACGAGCCGGATCGCCGACATCCGAAAGGCCATCGACCGCGCCTCCCATCCGGCCCTCTTCCTCGTCGATACGATCTCCGGCCTCGGCTCGGCCGAATACGCCCATGACGAATGGGGCGTCGACGTCGCGGTGAGCTGCTCGCAGAAGGGCCTGATGCTGCCGCCGGGGCTCGGCCTCGTCGCCCTGTCGGACAAGGCGCTCGCCGCCGCGAAAACCGCGACGCTGCCCCGCTCCTACTGGGATTGGGAGGACATGCTCAAGCCGAATGCCAGCGGCTACTTCCCCTATACGCCGGCGACGAACCTCCTCTACGGCCTGCGCGAAGCCATCGCCATGCTGAGAGAGGAAGGTCTGCCGCAGGTCTTCTCCCGCCATCACCGCCTCGCCGCCGCGACCCGCGCCGCCGTCGAGGGCTGGGGCCTCGAAGTCCTGTGTCAGGAGCCGTCGGACTATTCGCCGGTCCTCACCGCCGTGATGCTGCCCGCGGGCCAGGATGCCGATGCCCTGCGAAAGCTGATCCTCGAGAAGTTCGACCTCTCCCTCGGCACCGGGCTGGCCAAGCTCAGCGGCAAGGTCTTCCGCATCGGCCATCTCGGCGAGTGCAACGACCTGATGCTGATGGCGGCGCTGTCGGGCGTCGAGATGGGCCTCAAGGCTGCCGGCGTTCCGCACAGGAGCGGCGGCGTGCTCGCGGCGATGACCGCCCTGCGCTCCGGCCTCGACGATTGAGGGACGACGCGTCCAGCCGCTCCGACCGGCTGGCGCCGTCGCGCATCGTCCTTCCGGGACGCGGACGGTGCGCGGCTTTGCACCGCCGGGCTCCCCGGACTTCGGGTTCCCCGACCCGGCCCCGGGATGACGGGGCGCCGAACTCAGCGAACACGAACAAACCGACACCACACGAACCACCAACCGCGCGCGCAGCCACCAGAAAGCTCGGCGATCAGATCGGGCGGCCTCGCACTTCCAACCTGAGGAAACCCCGATGACGCCTGCCAATGGACGCGTATCCGCGTCGGAACCTGCTGATGGACGCGTCATCGCGTCGAAACCTGCCAAGCGACGCGTCAGCGCGTCGAACATGGTGCTGTTCCTGCTCTGCCTGATGTATTTCGTCACCTATCTCGACCGGGTGAACATCGCGACGGCGGGCGGCGAGATCATGAAGGATCTCGGGCTTTCGAATACCCAGTTCGGTCTGATCCTGTCCGCCTTCGCCTACCCCTACGCCATCTTCCAGGTCATCGGCGGCTCGGTCGGCGACAAGTTCGGGGCGCGGCGCACCCTCCTCGTCTGCGGCCTGATCTGGGCCTCGGCAACGATCCTCACCGGACTCGTGGGCGGCCTCGTCAGCCTGTTCCTCGCCCGCGTGCTCCTCGGCTTCGGCGAGGGCGCGACCTTCCCCACCGCCACCCGCGCGATGCAGAACTGGACCGCGCCGGGCAAGCGCGGCTTCGCGCAGGGCATCACCCATGCGTTCGCGCGCCTCGGCAACGCGGTGGCGCCGCCCATCGTCGCCGTCCTGATCTACCAGTTCGGCTGGCGCATCGGCTTCGTCATCCTGGGGGTGGCGAGCTTCCTCTGGGTCGTGGTCTGGTACCTTTATTTCCGCGATGACCCGGCCGAGCATCCGGCGATCACGCCGGAGGAACTCGCGGTGCTGCCTCCGCCGCGCAAGGTCGGCGCCAAGCAGAACATCCCCTGGAGCCGCCTGACCATGCGGATGCTCCCGGTCACCTTCA belongs to Methylobacterium sp. 77 and includes:
- a CDS encoding threonine aldolase family protein codes for the protein MIDLYSDTQTRPTPGMREAMARAEVGDEQSDSDPTTLALCERVAALLGKEAGVFMPSGTMCNLASILVQTRPGDEIVVDDQSHIYNTEAAGSAAIGGVSVKALATPAGVFTPEAFEAAIRPPARTAPRSALVSVEQTTSFSGGSVWPLTDMRRIRDLAHHSGMKAHIDGARLLNAVAATDISARDYAKGFDSVWIDLSKGLGCPVGAVLCGSKHFIVEAWRWKYRLGGAMRQSGILAAAGLYALDHHVDQLELDNANAGELKARITGAPGLTIAPDAAQSNILCFSVEPLGITATAFAEACLAEDVRIRAIGAHQIRATTHLDVDRAGILTAADVIRAQAARFHEAFR
- a CDS encoding GntR family transcriptional regulator: MVLDPISEPDADTGPPASDGARPAAVPFLAKSLHGELLARLRDYIVEGNLAAGARVPERILCERFGISRTPLREALKVLASEGLIELLPNRGARVRQLGTEELVDLFDVMGGLEALAGRLACEKITPAAYAEIERLHHEMYGCYMRRDLHGYFACNQAIHDRIVQAADNEPLRASYANFAGRLRRVRYSANLDENRDRWGEAMREHEEILDALRRRAGNELSDILFGHLRNKRRAAAGRETACPPDVASAAS
- a CDS encoding aminotransferase class V-fold PLP-dependent enzyme, which codes for MTTRTGRHFLHIPGPSPVPERVLRAMDMPVIDHRGPDFAELGKSVLEGAQAVFQTRSPVIIYPGSGTGAWESAIVNTLSAGDRVLMFETGHFATLWRQMAARWGIEVEFVPGDWRRGVDPERVEAILAEDRAKSIKAVMVVHNETSTGATSRIADIRKAIDRASHPALFLVDTISGLGSAEYAHDEWGVDVAVSCSQKGLMLPPGLGLVALSDKALAAAKTATLPRSYWDWEDMLKPNASGYFPYTPATNLLYGLREAIAMLREEGLPQVFSRHHRLAAATRAAVEGWGLEVLCQEPSDYSPVLTAVMLPAGQDADALRKLILEKFDLSLGTGLAKLSGKVFRIGHLGECNDLMLMAALSGVEMGLKAAGVPHRSGGVLAAMTALRSGLDD
- a CDS encoding MFS transporter, whose translation is MVLFLLCLMYFVTYLDRVNIATAGGEIMKDLGLSNTQFGLILSAFAYPYAIFQVIGGSVGDKFGARRTLLVCGLIWASATILTGLVGGLVSLFLARVLLGFGEGATFPTATRAMQNWTAPGKRGFAQGITHAFARLGNAVAPPIVAVLIYQFGWRIGFVILGVASFLWVVVWYLYFRDDPAEHPAITPEELAVLPPPRKVGAKQNIPWSRLTMRMLPVTFTYFCYGWTLWLFLGWLPSFFKLNYGLDLKNSALFASGVFFAGVVGDTLGGVLSDRILKKTGNLKLARLSIIVVGFLGAAASLTGVFFTKDLTLVALLLSSGFFFAELVIGPIWSVPMDIAPTYSGTAAGLMNTGSAVAAIISPIVFGLIVDATGSWTLPFVGSIGLCLVGAGLAFTMHPERPFEEEPSLPVGRPVPAE